The Halarchaeum grantii genome contains a region encoding:
- a CDS encoding transcription factor S, with translation MEFCDDCGSMMRAEDDFWVCTSCGHEQPKGDAAQYTVTEGQEETEIVDVSDAEDRGLPSTKTYCPECGNDRAYYYMQQIRSADESETRFFICTECENRWREDDN, from the coding sequence ATGGAATTCTGCGACGACTGCGGCTCGATGATGCGAGCCGAGGACGACTTCTGGGTCTGCACCTCCTGCGGGCACGAACAGCCCAAGGGCGACGCCGCCCAGTACACCGTCACCGAGGGCCAAGAGGAGACGGAAATCGTCGACGTCTCCGACGCCGAGGACCGCGGCCTCCCCTCCACGAAGACGTACTGCCCCGAGTGTGGGAACGACCGCGCCTACTACTACATGCAGCAGATCCGGAGCGCGGACGAGTCCGAGACGCGCTTCTTCATCTGCACCGAGTGTGAGAACCGCTGGCGCGAGGACGACAACTAG
- a CDS encoding DUF5789 family protein → MTERVKLKDLEEAFDGLPYPITKENAVEEVEGVVLVYADGEEAASDVIARIEEEVFDDPASLAASIRNNLPVDAVGEPGQSEGEGD, encoded by the coding sequence ATGACTGAGCGGGTGAAACTCAAGGACCTCGAGGAGGCGTTCGACGGGCTTCCGTACCCAATCACGAAGGAGAACGCCGTCGAGGAAGTGGAGGGGGTCGTGCTCGTCTACGCGGACGGGGAGGAAGCCGCGAGCGACGTCATCGCGCGCATCGAGGAGGAGGTGTTCGACGACCCGGCGTCGCTCGCGGCGTCGATTCGGAACAACCTCCCGGTCGACGCCGTCGGCGAACCCGGTCAGTCCGAGGGCGAGGGCGACTGA
- a CDS encoding tRNA (adenine-N1)-methyltransferase gives MSAILLVRDGREFLVHPGEELHTDLGVVEVPADPEPGETVESHLGEAFTVRTLRGPDLFDHLERTGAPMIPKDIGVVIGHTGAATADRVLDAGTGTGVLAAYLGRLGADVLTFESRAEFAEVARENMALADVDDTVEVRAGDITEELDGLGAFDLVTLDTPDAPEVVARIDEHLVPGGYVAVYSPFVENARASHEAAADAGLLDVETVETIQRRMDFDERGSRPTTKGVGHTGYLTFARQA, from the coding sequence GTGAGCGCGATACTCCTCGTCCGGGACGGCCGCGAGTTCCTCGTCCACCCCGGCGAGGAACTCCACACCGACCTCGGCGTCGTCGAGGTGCCCGCCGACCCCGAACCCGGCGAGACCGTCGAGTCGCATCTCGGCGAGGCGTTCACGGTGCGGACGCTTCGCGGGCCCGACCTCTTCGACCACCTCGAGCGCACGGGCGCGCCGATGATTCCGAAGGACATCGGGGTCGTGATCGGCCACACGGGCGCCGCGACGGCCGACCGCGTCCTCGACGCGGGCACGGGCACGGGCGTCCTCGCCGCCTACCTCGGGCGCCTCGGCGCCGACGTCCTCACGTTCGAGTCCCGCGCGGAGTTCGCCGAGGTCGCGCGCGAGAACATGGCGCTCGCGGATGTCGACGACACGGTCGAGGTCCGCGCGGGCGACATCACCGAGGAACTCGACGGACTGGGCGCGTTCGACCTCGTGACGCTCGACACGCCGGACGCGCCGGAGGTCGTCGCGCGCATCGACGAGCACCTCGTCCCCGGCGGCTACGTCGCCGTCTACTCGCCGTTCGTGGAGAACGCACGCGCGAGCCACGAGGCCGCCGCGGACGCCGGCCTGCTCGACGTCGAGACGGTGGAGACCATCCAGCGGCGGATGGACTTCGACGAGCGCGGGTCGCGCCCCACGACGAAGGGCGTCGGGCACACGGGCTACTTGACGTTCGCGCGGCAGGCCTGA
- a CDS encoding enoyl-CoA hydratase/isomerase family protein yields MDEPVALDVTDGVATVTIDRPESLNALNSAALDALLDAFDEAEEREARVLVLTGAGDTAFAAGADIAEMADFSTPEAHAYASLGHDVTRAIETFPAPAIAAINGYALGGGLELALACDLRVASERAVLGQTETDLGIVPGWGGTQRLPRLVGDETARRLVYFGDRVDAQDAHELGLVGDVVANDELDGHVAELASDLAARPRFALAAAKEAITQSHETDLAAGLDFERRTWASLFGTHDQREGMAAFLEERDPAFE; encoded by the coding sequence ATGGACGAACCCGTCGCCCTCGACGTCACCGACGGCGTCGCCACGGTCACGATCGACCGCCCGGAGAGCCTGAACGCGCTGAACAGCGCCGCGCTCGACGCGCTCCTCGACGCCTTCGACGAGGCCGAGGAACGCGAGGCGCGCGTTCTCGTGCTCACCGGCGCGGGCGACACGGCGTTCGCCGCCGGCGCGGACATCGCGGAGATGGCCGACTTCTCGACGCCCGAAGCCCACGCGTACGCGAGTCTGGGCCACGACGTCACCCGCGCAATCGAGACGTTCCCGGCGCCCGCCATCGCCGCCATCAACGGCTACGCGCTCGGCGGCGGCCTCGAACTCGCGCTCGCGTGCGACCTCCGCGTCGCCTCCGAGCGCGCCGTCCTCGGGCAGACCGAGACCGACCTCGGTATCGTCCCGGGGTGGGGCGGCACGCAGCGCCTCCCGCGACTCGTCGGCGACGAGACGGCGCGTCGCCTCGTCTACTTCGGCGACCGCGTCGACGCGCAGGACGCCCACGAACTCGGTCTCGTCGGCGACGTCGTCGCGAACGACGAACTCGACGGCCACGTCGCGGAGCTCGCGTCCGACCTCGCCGCGCGCCCGCGCTTCGCGCTCGCCGCCGCGAAGGAAGCCATCACGCAGTCCCACGAGACGGACCTCGCCGCCGGCCTCGACTTCGAGCGCCGGACGTGGGCGTCGCTGTTCGGCACGCACGACCAGCGCGAGGGGATGGCGGCGTTCCTCGAGGAACGCGACCCCGCCTTCGAGTGA
- a CDS encoding DUF5797 family protein, whose product MTLSEEAKERLADIVELQPTKNSALQDRWEMESGSDVHQYLESELKEYYYRDDDSLIRATAEARAIVTGEEPEGPTEVYMSDLEQKVFAVAPGPDAESESVVSVLHRLREEYGDDLRDEDGEEPSAKDVRRALQTLKRKGVVELVYRTVPTFRLAVERDSVAIAED is encoded by the coding sequence ATGACGCTCTCGGAGGAGGCGAAAGAACGCCTCGCGGACATCGTCGAACTCCAGCCGACGAAGAACTCCGCCCTGCAGGACCGCTGGGAGATGGAGTCGGGGAGCGACGTCCATCAGTACCTCGAGTCCGAGCTGAAGGAGTACTACTACCGCGACGACGACAGCCTCATTCGCGCGACCGCCGAGGCGCGCGCCATCGTCACCGGCGAGGAGCCCGAGGGCCCCACCGAGGTCTACATGTCCGACCTCGAGCAGAAGGTGTTCGCGGTCGCCCCCGGCCCCGACGCGGAGTCCGAGAGCGTGGTGAGCGTCCTCCACCGACTCCGCGAGGAGTACGGGGACGACCTGCGCGACGAGGACGGCGAGGAGCCCTCCGCGAAGGACGTCCGGCGGGCGCTCCAGACGCTCAAGCGGAAGGGCGTCGTCGAACTCGTCTACCGGACGGTGCCGACGTTCCGCCTCGCCGTCGAGCGCGACAGCGTCGCGATCGCCGAGGACTGA